One stretch of Thalassophryne amazonica chromosome 19, fThaAma1.1, whole genome shotgun sequence DNA includes these proteins:
- the LOC117531928 gene encoding glutaminyl-peptide cyclotransferase gives MISSPRRGTHAAMTERRYGGSTTRFFLTVWLTVVHGSHGIVWTYEKFRHQAITLTPDEIRSALSHTDLDQMWQRALRPLLVTRYPSSAGSVAVQEHIRSTLGSLSAGWEVTGDSFESQTPYGPLTFTNIIATLDPSARRRLVLACHHDSKYYPPQWHGREFLGATDSAVPCAMILELAQALDEDLKAQKVRGTEFHHHSASFPQIYELHKQTAHSLNQLLDHPNNVQYFWPNLSVSPIQDDHVPFLNRGVHTLHLIPTPFPSVWHTFDDDEQHLDRSTIQNLNRILQVFVLEYLNVRPAAPPPPPPTQNTL, from the exons ATGATCAGCAGCCCCCGCAGAGGAACGCACGCAGCCATGACCGAGCGGCGATACGGCGGATCCACGACGCGCTTCTTTCTCACCGTCTGGTTGACGGTCGTCCACGGCAGTCACGGAATCGTGTGGACGTACGAGAAG TTCCGGCACCAAGCCATCACTCTGACCCCAGATGAGATCCGGAGCGCCCTGTCACACACAGACCTGGACCAGATGTGGCAACGGGCCCTCAGGCCTCTGCTGGTGACCAGGTACCCAAGCTCTGCCGGCAGCGTCGCCGTGCAGGAG CACATCAGATCCACTCTGGGGTCCCTCAGCGCCGGCTGGGAGGTGACGGGGGACAGCTTTGAGTCACAAACCCCTTATGGACCCCTGACCTTCACCAACATCATCGCCACCCTCGACCCCTCGGCCAGACGCCGCCTGGTCCTGGCCTGTCATCATGACTCCAAGTACTACCCACCACAGTGGCACGGGAGGGAGTTTCTGGGTGCCACGGACTCAGCCGTTCCCTGTGCCATGATCCTGGAGCTGGCACAGGCCCTGGATGAAGATCTGAAAGCTCAGAAGGTAAGAGGAACTGAATTCCATCATCATTCCGCTTCATTTCCACAAATATACGAGTTGCACAAACAAACAGC CCACTCCCTGAACCAGCTCCTCGATCATCCTAACAATGTTCAGTACTTCTGGCCCAACTTGTCCGTCAGTCCGATTCAGGACGATCACGTTCCGTTCCTGAACAGAG GCGTGCACACGCTGCACCTCATCCCCACCCCCTTCCCCTCTGTGTGGCACACGTTTGATGACGACGAGCAGCACCTGGATCGCTCCACCATTCAGAACCTCAACAGGATCCTGCAGGTGTTTGTCCTGGAGTACCTGAACGTCAGACCCGCTGCACCACCTCCTCCACCACCAACACAGAACACTCTGTAA